A window of the Desulforapulum autotrophicum HRM2 genome harbors these coding sequences:
- a CDS encoding PP2C family serine/threonine-protein phosphatase gives MGLRIFSASVRGVGHIIDNIPNQDAVLTRQWEHGWLAVVSDGMGSRKKSDIGSQCVCKAALNVLKDASFDTPDRDLVLMIYQRWLNNLGSINPNDAVATCLIAWGQSAGQTRLFQLGDGALIFHGQEQGQLSCRHGHAFSNETTGLGISRRYSDWITKEVLLGNNGQGVALMTDGISEDLVLPDLFVPYMIKTMGRMSRRRGKKWIRKQLENWPTPGHTDDKTLAVIFWK, from the coding sequence ATGGGGTTACGGATTTTCTCTGCTTCTGTAAGGGGAGTTGGGCATATCATTGACAATATCCCCAACCAGGATGCGGTATTGACCCGGCAGTGGGAACATGGCTGGCTGGCAGTGGTCAGTGACGGCATGGGGTCCAGGAAAAAATCGGATATAGGCTCTCAATGCGTGTGCAAAGCTGCCCTTAATGTCTTAAAAGACGCTTCATTCGATACGCCGGACCGGGATCTTGTTCTCATGATCTATCAACGGTGGCTGAATAATTTGGGATCGATAAACCCCAATGATGCTGTGGCCACCTGCCTTATCGCTTGGGGACAAAGTGCCGGGCAAACACGATTGTTCCAGCTGGGAGACGGTGCCCTGATCTTTCATGGCCAGGAACAGGGGCAACTATCCTGCAGGCATGGCCACGCTTTTTCCAATGAAACCACCGGCCTGGGTATTTCCCGCAGATACAGTGACTGGATCACCAAAGAAGTTCTTCTGGGGAATAACGGCCAGGGAGTGGCGCTGATGACCGACGGAATCAGTGAAGACCTGGTCCTGCCAGATTTATTTGTTCCCTATATGATCAAAACCATGGGGCGGATGAGCCGCAGGCGGGGTAAAAAGTGGATCCGGAAGCAATTGGAAAACTGGCCTACACCGGGACACACGGATGATAAAACCTTAGCAGTAATCTTTTGGAAATAA
- a CDS encoding type I restriction-modification system subunit M yields the protein MITGDLKCKIDKLWEEFWTGGITNPLTVIEQISFLMFSRLLDETERRNEKKAKRTKKEFKPVFKADEQDLRWSNYFHLGAKEMLPLVRDRVFPHFKTAAMENTAFGEYMKDAQLMIQKPQLLASAVTLIGDLPLDRGDTKGDLYEYLLGKLTTAGINGQFRTPRHIIRMMVDILDPKPDETVADPACGTAGFLVSVMEYLLENYTSKEAVITHDTGEKTFPGDKLEAHQWKHITHGMFHGFDFDITMLRISVMNLLLHGIDSPTIHYQDTLSNNFPEKFPNFAEDGFDVILANPPFKGSLDFEDVHPSLLSKVKTKKTELLFVTLILKMLKLGGRSATIVPDGVLFGSSKAHVALRKALVEENQLEGVISLPSGVFKPYAGVSTAILIFTKGGKTDDVFYYDLTADGFSLDDKRVKVEKNDIPDVIERWKNKDPQKDTDKTQKFFFVSKDEIKANKYDLSINRYKEIVYEEDEYEPPKDILARMKDLEKEILADMDELEGMLG from the coding sequence ATGATAACCGGTGATTTAAAGTGTAAAATTGATAAATTGTGGGAAGAATTCTGGACTGGGGGTATTACCAATCCTCTTACCGTAATTGAGCAGATCTCTTTTCTGATGTTCTCACGCCTCCTGGATGAGACGGAAAGAAGAAACGAAAAGAAAGCCAAAAGGACCAAAAAAGAATTTAAGCCCGTGTTTAAGGCGGATGAACAGGATCTTCGATGGTCAAATTATTTCCACCTGGGCGCAAAAGAAATGCTGCCCCTTGTTCGAGACAGGGTATTCCCACATTTTAAGACTGCGGCCATGGAGAATACGGCATTCGGAGAATATATGAAGGATGCCCAGCTAATGATCCAGAAGCCTCAGTTGTTGGCTTCCGCGGTTACACTTATCGGTGACCTCCCCCTGGACAGGGGAGATACAAAAGGGGATCTGTATGAATACCTGCTGGGAAAACTGACCACCGCCGGAATAAACGGACAGTTCAGAACGCCCCGGCATATCATCCGCATGATGGTTGATATCCTTGATCCCAAACCGGATGAAACCGTTGCCGATCCTGCCTGCGGTACAGCAGGCTTTCTTGTCTCCGTCATGGAGTATCTACTTGAAAACTATACCTCTAAAGAGGCGGTCATTACTCATGATACCGGTGAAAAAACATTCCCCGGGGATAAGCTTGAAGCACACCAGTGGAAGCACATCACCCATGGCATGTTCCATGGCTTTGATTTTGATATCACCATGCTTCGGATTTCTGTTATGAATCTTCTGCTCCACGGCATTGATTCCCCCACCATCCATTACCAGGATACACTGAGCAATAATTTTCCTGAAAAATTCCCGAACTTTGCTGAAGACGGATTTGATGTCATCCTGGCAAATCCTCCGTTCAAAGGGAGTTTGGATTTTGAGGATGTCCATCCCTCCCTTCTTTCAAAGGTGAAAACCAAGAAAACAGAACTGTTGTTTGTCACCCTGATTTTAAAGATGCTGAAGCTGGGTGGCCGGTCAGCCACCATTGTGCCTGATGGGGTCCTTTTTGGCTCGTCCAAAGCCCATGTGGCCTTAAGAAAAGCTCTTGTTGAAGAAAATCAGTTGGAAGGCGTTATCTCACTTCCGTCAGGTGTTTTTAAACCTTATGCCGGAGTTTCCACGGCAATTCTAATTTTTACCAAAGGCGGTAAAACAGATGATGTCTTTTATTATGATCTTACTGCTGACGGTTTTTCCCTGGATGATAAAAGGGTTAAAGTTGAAAAAAATGATATTCCCGATGTAATTGAACGGTGGAAAAATAAGGATCCCCAAAAAGATACGGACAAAACCCAGAAATTTTTCTTTGTTTCAAAGGATGAAATCAAGGCCAATAAATACGATCTTTCCATAAACCGGTACAAAGAAATTGTTTATGAGGAAGATGAGTATGAACCGCCTAAGGACATTCTTGCCAGGATGAAGGATCTTGAAAAAGAGATTTTGGCAGATATGGATGAGTTGGAGGGGATGTTGGGATGA
- a CDS encoding DUF2188 domain-containing protein — MSKNQHIVPHGDQWAVKGAGNSRATSLHITQQGAIDAGRQIAQNQQGELLIHGRNGQIREKNSYGNDPFPPKG; from the coding sequence ATGAGCAAGAACCAGCATATCGTTCCCCATGGGGATCAATGGGCAGTCAAGGGGGCCGGAAATTCCCGGGCCACTTCTTTACACATAACCCAGCAGGGAGCCATTGACGCCGGACGGCAGATTGCCCAGAACCAGCAGGGTGAACTTCTCATCCATGGCAGAAACGGTCAGATAAGAGAAAAGAACTCTTATGGAAATGATCCGTTTCCGCCCAAAGGGTAG
- a CDS encoding DEAD/DEAH box helicase family protein codes for MKSTNFEVLRDIWPELASLGGFAENYSYTDPSSALVKLRTFVESLVDRIYRFYELPRPYQPSLNDLLNNHVFKAAVPPVILNTLHIIRKSGNKAAHGADISQNEALKLVKDAHHLSRWFYVFTGGAQEDWNDFQEPGKPETISVKNKKRDFEELAVKEAQLQAVLEELKVSTAKIEAAEKKAGELEKLKAAGQKAADSLEFDEEMTRQRLIDCQLVDAGWDVAPEGKDTEEVTQEEEVQGQPTKTGVGYADYVLWDNNGKPLAIIEAKKTSVSAEKGRKQAQLYADGLEKTYGQRPVIFYTNGFEIFIWDDAQNYPPRQLFGFYSKDSLQYLIFQRKYQKDLASLDSSAEIAGRLYQLEAIKRVSERFSEKHRKALIVQATGTGKTRVSIALTDLLIRAGWVKRVLFLCDRKELRRQAKNAFNDFISEPMTIVSARTAKDRNKRIYLGTYPAVSKIFQTFDTGFFDLIIADESHRSIYNRYRDIFTYFDALQVGLTATPVDYISRNTFKLFGCSEQNPTAYYSLGKGVEEGYLAPYEVYTHTTKFLRSGIKYKDLTDEQRQQLEDDGEDPKAFNFDAAQVDKQVFNKETNRMILRNLMENGIREETGQFPGKTIVFARSHDHAVLLAELFDEIYPQYGGKFCQVIDNYDPRAEQLIDDFKEGTRQKDDLTIAISVDMLDTGIDIPQIVNLVFAKPVKSKVKFWQMIGRGTRLSPDLFGPGKDKTVFRIFDHWGNFEYFEEKFKKSEPKASKSLMQQVFETRVSLADKALKESEIAFFDDMIHLIQKDIFSLPEKTIAVREKWREKKKLENMDTLKGFSPATFASLKKDIAPLMQWVDIRGHADACRFDQLIGQLQIEKLKQSALFDNLKGELLNRIGQLRMNLNQVKEKAEVIKRVKDKAFWDTITLEELEEIRIDLRDIMQFRDKGPVQPNPEPYLIDIEDSDEIMEEKTPYVAEVEMAAYKKRVEEALLGIFDKNNTLQKIKTGQSVSKKDLDSLVSLVLTQNPDVDFNLLAEFYPENARSLDFIIRSIIGMDAGAVQQRFEAFAVKNSGLSARQVSFLRMLQNHIAKYGSIEIDNLYEAPFTTLASDGIDGVFKDGSQVDDIISILETFQPHVQDVLTDENRPN; via the coding sequence ATGAAATCGACAAATTTTGAAGTTCTTCGTGATATATGGCCGGAACTGGCAAGTCTTGGTGGCTTTGCTGAAAACTACTCCTATACGGATCCTTCAAGCGCCCTTGTAAAACTGCGAACCTTTGTTGAATCGTTGGTTGACAGGATTTATCGATTTTACGAATTGCCCAGGCCTTATCAACCATCGCTCAATGATCTTTTGAATAACCATGTATTCAAGGCGGCTGTCCCCCCTGTTATCTTAAACACCCTGCATATCATAAGAAAATCAGGCAACAAAGCTGCCCATGGTGCTGATATTTCGCAAAATGAAGCGCTGAAGCTGGTGAAAGATGCCCATCACCTCTCAAGGTGGTTTTATGTTTTTACCGGAGGTGCCCAGGAGGACTGGAATGACTTTCAGGAGCCTGGTAAGCCTGAGACTATATCTGTAAAAAACAAAAAACGGGATTTTGAGGAGCTTGCGGTAAAGGAGGCCCAGTTGCAGGCCGTCCTTGAAGAGCTAAAAGTTTCAACAGCTAAAATTGAGGCTGCAGAGAAAAAAGCTGGTGAGCTTGAAAAGCTCAAGGCTGCTGGACAGAAAGCCGCTGATTCCCTTGAGTTTGATGAGGAGATGACACGTCAGCGGCTGATTGACTGCCAGTTGGTGGATGCCGGGTGGGATGTTGCCCCGGAGGGGAAAGACACAGAAGAGGTGACCCAGGAAGAAGAAGTTCAGGGCCAGCCGACAAAAACCGGTGTGGGATATGCAGATTATGTCCTCTGGGATAATAACGGCAAGCCCCTTGCTATTATTGAGGCTAAAAAGACCAGTGTGAGCGCGGAAAAGGGCCGGAAACAGGCTCAGCTCTATGCCGACGGCCTGGAAAAAACCTATGGCCAGCGGCCCGTCATTTTTTACACAAACGGATTTGAAATATTTATCTGGGATGATGCCCAGAATTATCCGCCGCGACAGCTGTTCGGTTTTTATTCAAAGGACAGCCTCCAGTATTTGATATTTCAGCGGAAATATCAAAAAGATCTGGCCTCCCTGGATTCGTCTGCTGAAATTGCAGGACGGCTTTATCAGCTTGAAGCCATCAAGCGTGTGAGCGAAAGATTTTCGGAAAAACACAGAAAAGCGCTGATAGTCCAGGCCACAGGCACCGGCAAAACCAGGGTTTCAATTGCCTTGACCGACCTTTTGATCCGTGCCGGCTGGGTAAAGCGGGTGCTTTTTCTATGTGACCGCAAAGAGTTGCGGCGCCAGGCCAAAAATGCGTTTAATGATTTTATATCAGAGCCCATGACCATCGTTTCAGCCCGGACAGCCAAGGACAGGAATAAACGGATCTATCTGGGAACCTATCCCGCTGTCAGCAAGATCTTTCAAACTTTTGACACGGGTTTTTTTGACTTGATCATTGCTGATGAATCCCATCGAAGCATCTATAACCGTTACAGGGATATATTCACCTATTTTGATGCCCTTCAGGTTGGGTTGACTGCCACCCCTGTCGATTACATCAGCCGAAACACATTCAAGCTGTTCGGATGCAGTGAACAGAACCCCACGGCTTACTATTCCCTGGGTAAAGGCGTAGAGGAGGGCTATCTGGCTCCCTATGAAGTGTATACCCATACAACAAAGTTTCTCAGGTCAGGCATAAAATACAAAGACTTAACGGATGAACAGCGACAGCAGCTGGAAGACGACGGTGAGGATCCAAAAGCATTTAATTTTGATGCCGCCCAGGTAGACAAACAGGTTTTTAATAAAGAAACCAACCGGATGATCCTGAGAAATCTCATGGAAAACGGAATCAGGGAAGAGACCGGGCAATTCCCCGGAAAAACCATCGTTTTTGCCAGAAGTCATGACCACGCAGTTCTTTTAGCTGAACTGTTTGACGAGATCTATCCCCAATACGGCGGGAAATTCTGCCAGGTCATCGACAACTATGATCCAAGAGCAGAGCAGCTGATTGATGACTTTAAGGAGGGGACCCGTCAAAAAGACGATTTAACCATTGCCATATCCGTGGACATGCTGGATACGGGAATCGATATTCCCCAAATCGTCAACCTTGTATTTGCAAAGCCGGTCAAGTCCAAAGTAAAGTTCTGGCAGATGATCGGCAGGGGCACCCGGCTGTCCCCGGATCTTTTCGGCCCTGGAAAGGATAAGACAGTCTTCAGGATTTTTGATCACTGGGGCAATTTTGAATACTTTGAAGAAAAATTCAAGAAATCGGAACCAAAGGCTTCTAAATCTTTAATGCAGCAAGTTTTTGAAACCCGGGTCAGCCTGGCGGACAAAGCGCTTAAAGAATCTGAAATCGCATTTTTTGATGATATGATACATTTGATCCAGAAGGATATTTTTTCCCTGCCTGAAAAAACAATTGCTGTAAGGGAAAAATGGCGTGAGAAAAAAAAGCTGGAAAATATGGATACCCTTAAGGGCTTTTCTCCTGCAACATTTGCATCCTTAAAAAAGGACATAGCCCCCCTGATGCAATGGGTCGATATCCGGGGGCATGCCGACGCCTGCCGATTTGATCAGCTCATTGGGCAGTTGCAGATTGAAAAACTTAAACAAAGCGCCTTGTTCGATAATTTAAAAGGAGAGTTGTTAAATCGGATCGGGCAGCTGCGGATGAACCTGAACCAGGTGAAGGAAAAAGCCGAAGTTATCAAAAGGGTAAAGGATAAAGCGTTCTGGGACACAATAACCCTGGAGGAACTTGAAGAGATACGCATAGATCTTAGGGATATCATGCAGTTTCGGGATAAAGGCCCGGTTCAGCCCAACCCCGAACCTTATCTGATAGATATCGAAGACAGTGACGAGATCATGGAAGAGAAAACCCCATATGTTGCCGAAGTTGAGATGGCAGCCTATAAGAAACGGGTTGAGGAAGCACTGCTTGGGATCTTCGATAAAAATAATACCCTGCAGAAAATTAAAACCGGACAATCCGTCAGCAAGAAAGACCTTGATTCCCTTGTATCTCTGGTGCTTACACAGAACCCGGATGTGGATTTCAACCTTCTGGCGGAGTTCTATCCTGAAAATGCCAGGTCTCTGGATTTTATTATTCGGTCAATTATTGGTATGGACGCCGGGGCTGTACAACAGCGGTTTGAAGCGTTTGCCGTGAAAAATTCCGGATTGAGCGCCCGGCAGGTCAGTTTTTTAAGAATGCTTCAAAACCATATTGCAAAATATGGATCCATAGAAATAGACAACCTCTATGAAGCGCCGTTTACCACCCTGGCCAGTGACGGTATTGACGGTGTTTTTAAAGATGGCAGCCAGGTGGATGACATCATCAGCATTCTTGAAACCTTTCAGCCCCATGTGCAGGATGTTTTGACAGATGAAAACAGACCCAATTAA
- a CDS encoding serine/threonine protein kinase: MTQIATEEAENKESPKKKIGNRKVQDRKGTGYTLTGKVGEGGQGTVCSTDLPGVLIKIQTDKNPSKRKDWARHIKWLMRQDFAGLKIARPVEILARPASVNGYIMELMDGLESLEKSLEHSFLQLAENEDEPLKGYQSTGGLKRRLILLAELSRTLAGLHAKGLAYGDLSPANIFVSKDVEHHQLWLIDCDNICISERSGYGDVHTPGYAAPEIVRGESGVNMSTDCWSFAVIAMKFLSHTHPFESGIAVEDGDPDVEMRRALEGELPWIYDESDESNAWAGSGLPLDIITTKQIRELFNQCFGPGRDDLSTRPSMAAWADALDAACALMHDCCNPDCGISFIYNQDQACPFCDTIQPKQNSALLKHYLMNDTALPDEPRWIKTNEVQVINLGQTVAFHIGAVGTELYRESPKICALELKDKGLVIKPSMHGIVELQKAGGKKPFQIKRQQTLKSESRSGHAVALHLRMEDHSDFLSHPVWTFIW, encoded by the coding sequence ATGACACAGATCGCAACTGAAGAGGCTGAAAACAAAGAGTCCCCTAAAAAAAAGATAGGAAACCGAAAGGTGCAGGACAGAAAAGGCACCGGCTATACCCTGACCGGCAAGGTGGGAGAAGGGGGGCAGGGAACGGTCTGCTCAACAGATCTGCCCGGGGTGCTGATAAAAATTCAGACAGATAAAAATCCATCAAAAAGAAAAGACTGGGCCCGGCATATCAAATGGCTTATGCGGCAGGACTTTGCCGGATTGAAGATCGCCCGGCCTGTTGAAATTCTTGCCCGGCCGGCCAGTGTGAACGGATATATCATGGAGCTGATGGATGGGCTCGAATCTCTGGAAAAATCCCTGGAGCACTCGTTTCTTCAACTGGCAGAGAATGAAGATGAACCCCTTAAAGGCTATCAAAGTACCGGCGGTTTAAAACGAAGGCTCATACTTTTGGCGGAACTTTCCCGGACCCTGGCAGGACTTCATGCAAAAGGGCTTGCCTATGGGGACCTGTCTCCGGCAAATATTTTTGTTTCCAAGGATGTTGAGCACCATCAGCTCTGGCTGATCGACTGTGATAACATTTGCATCAGCGAGCGCTCAGGATACGGAGATGTGCATACACCAGGATATGCTGCACCGGAAATTGTCCGGGGGGAATCTGGGGTCAACATGTCCACGGATTGCTGGAGTTTTGCTGTGATTGCAATGAAATTTTTGTCCCATACCCATCCTTTTGAATCCGGTATTGCTGTGGAGGATGGTGACCCTGACGTTGAAATGAGACGGGCCTTAGAGGGGGAACTGCCCTGGATATATGATGAAAGCGATGAGAGCAATGCCTGGGCCGGATCAGGGCTGCCCCTTGATATTATAACCACAAAACAGATCCGAGAGTTGTTTAATCAATGCTTCGGTCCCGGGCGTGACGATCTGTCGACCCGCCCGTCAATGGCTGCCTGGGCTGATGCCCTGGATGCCGCCTGTGCCTTGATGCATGACTGCTGCAATCCTGACTGCGGAATATCCTTTATCTATAATCAAGATCAAGCATGCCCGTTTTGCGATACAATACAGCCAAAGCAAAATAGTGCATTGCTCAAGCATTATCTCATGAATGACACTGCTTTGCCTGATGAGCCCCGCTGGATTAAGACCAATGAAGTTCAAGTCATAAATTTAGGACAAACAGTGGCGTTTCATATTGGTGCTGTGGGCACTGAACTTTACCGTGAATCCCCGAAAATCTGTGCACTTGAGTTGAAAGACAAAGGGCTGGTTATAAAACCCTCAATGCATGGAATTGTCGAGCTTCAAAAGGCTGGTGGTAAAAAACCGTTCCAGATCAAAAGACAGCAGACTTTGAAATCCGAGAGTCGATCAGGTCATGCCGTTGCCCTGCATTTACGCATGGAAGATCATTCGGATTTTCTTTCTCACCCTGTCTGGACATTTATCTGGTAG
- a CDS encoding AAA family ATPase has protein sequence MEIVIKWSAVAERPILKSYRVDISGKELAKIETSEDGRQISLSNFNMLHPVFHDPETTNDEIIRTLKELFEGEGDPDVEKLGPMFPLFLEFSRDEAGGYDLHQPIGITSQTQSAMPVWGRSLGFSSNNLLLNIDWEDQTIFTAIASSLIVGPGEMVRDVLRKFKYIGPIREVPKRNFHPSITYDESRWSNGLAAWDFLYKSDEAFIAELNKWISREDKFNTGYRVELKKTYELDVNSPLAISLQSGDIIEEDFAPNELNRFPVKTQLVLKEEFSRIEVHPQDIGVGISQVLPVIVASLSSREGIIAMEQPELHIHPALQVALGDLFIARVNENDACFLIETHSEHLILRLLRRIRETTENELPPGVDGFTSDKLSVLYLDKKDSGLEVLKLDVDDTGDFETEWPKGFFEERDEELFF, from the coding sequence GTGGAAATTGTAATTAAATGGAGCGCGGTGGCCGAAAGGCCAATCTTGAAGTCTTATCGCGTCGATATCTCAGGCAAGGAACTTGCAAAAATAGAAACTTCGGAAGATGGGCGTCAAATTAGTCTTTCAAATTTTAATATGCTTCATCCTGTGTTCCATGACCCAGAGACAACAAACGATGAAATCATAAGAACATTAAAAGAATTGTTTGAGGGGGAAGGTGATCCGGACGTTGAGAAGCTTGGCCCCATGTTTCCGCTTTTTCTTGAGTTTAGCCGGGATGAAGCGGGTGGGTATGATCTGCATCAGCCCATTGGGATTACCAGCCAGACTCAATCGGCAATGCCGGTATGGGGGCGGTCTCTGGGATTTAGTTCAAATAATCTTTTGTTGAATATTGACTGGGAAGATCAAACGATATTCACGGCGATCGCAAGCTCGCTTATCGTCGGGCCCGGTGAAATGGTAAGGGATGTTTTAAGAAAATTTAAATACATCGGTCCGATCCGGGAAGTCCCAAAAAGAAATTTCCATCCTTCAATAACCTATGACGAATCCCGCTGGTCAAACGGCCTTGCTGCCTGGGATTTTTTGTATAAATCTGATGAGGCGTTTATTGCAGAGCTGAACAAATGGATTTCAAGGGAAGATAAGTTCAATACCGGTTACCGAGTTGAATTAAAAAAAACATATGAATTGGATGTCAACAGTCCCCTTGCAATAAGCCTTCAAAGTGGGGATATCATTGAAGAGGATTTTGCACCCAATGAACTCAATCGTTTCCCTGTAAAAACTCAACTGGTATTGAAAGAAGAATTCAGCCGGATTGAGGTTCATCCCCAGGATATTGGTGTTGGCATTTCCCAGGTCCTTCCTGTTATTGTGGCGTCTCTTTCTTCTCGTGAGGGAATCATTGCAATGGAACAGCCGGAACTGCATATCCACCCGGCCCTTCAGGTGGCTTTGGGGGATCTGTTTATTGCCAGGGTCAATGAAAACGATGCTTGTTTTTTAATAGAAACCCATAGTGAGCATTTAATTCTTAGATTGCTGCGCCGGATACGCGAAACGACTGAAAATGAATTGCCTCCCGGGGTAGATGGATTTACATCTGACAAATTATCAGTCTTGTATCTCGATAAAAAAGATTCCGGGCTTGAAGTTCTAAAACTTGATGTCGATGATACCGGTGATTTTGAGACGGAATGGCCAAAAGGATTTTTTGAAGAAAGAGACGAGGAGTTGTTTTTTTAA
- a CDS encoding restriction endonuclease subunit S, protein MNYEKISISDFCKTGSGGTPSRRNLEFYKGSIPWIKSGELKEDIIYDSEEKISAEAIENSSAKIISNKAILVAMYGATIGRVAMLGVDAATNQAICNIIPDSKRADNRYLFYALQNAVPVLLSRKVGGGQPNISQTIIKDTKIPLPPIKEQKRIAAILDKADAIRRKREKAIELADEFLKSVFLYMFGDPVTNPKGWPEYKLSEISELKSGVTKGRKLDGKKTIAVPYMRVANVQDGHIIIDDLKEIEVLETDVEKFQLNVGDLLLTEGGDPDKLGRGAVWKGEINPCIHQNHIFRVRPDEKRILPEYLSKQIGSARGKRYFLSSAKQTTGVASINMTQLKNFSALVPPMSLQKEFCEIAAKLESIKNKMIDKLTNQEHLFNSLTQRAFRGDL, encoded by the coding sequence ATGAACTATGAAAAAATCTCAATTTCAGATTTTTGTAAAACAGGTAGTGGTGGAACCCCATCAAGGAGAAATTTAGAGTTTTATAAGGGGAGTATCCCATGGATTAAATCGGGTGAGTTGAAAGAGGATATAATTTATGATTCGGAAGAAAAAATTAGCGCTGAAGCCATAGAAAATTCAAGTGCTAAAATCATATCGAACAAAGCAATTTTAGTAGCTATGTATGGGGCTACTATTGGGCGAGTTGCTATGTTAGGTGTGGATGCCGCTACTAATCAAGCTATATGTAATATAATTCCAGATAGTAAAAGAGCTGACAATCGTTATCTTTTTTATGCTCTTCAAAACGCTGTCCCTGTTTTATTGAGCAGAAAAGTTGGTGGCGGGCAGCCCAATATAAGCCAAACTATTATAAAAGATACAAAGATTCCTCTCCCACCAATAAAAGAGCAAAAGCGCATTGCAGCAATCCTTGACAAGGCAGATGCCATCCGCCGGAAACGGGAAAAAGCAATAGAGCTGGCTGATGAGTTTTTGAAGTCTGTCTTTCTATATATGTTTGGTGATCCGGTTACCAATCCGAAGGGATGGCCAGAATATAAATTGTCTGAAATATCTGAGTTGAAATCTGGGGTAACTAAAGGACGTAAATTAGATGGCAAAAAAACAATAGCCGTACCATATATGAGAGTCGCAAATGTCCAGGATGGCCATATAATTATTGATGATTTAAAAGAAATAGAGGTGCTGGAAACTGATGTAGAAAAATTTCAGTTGAATGTTGGCGATCTTCTGCTTACAGAGGGTGGCGACCCGGATAAGTTAGGCCGAGGAGCAGTATGGAAAGGGGAAATTAATCCCTGCATTCATCAGAATCACATATTCAGAGTAAGACCAGATGAAAAAAGGATTCTTCCTGAATACTTAAGCAAACAGATTGGAAGTGCGCGTGGTAAAAGATATTTTTTAAGCTCGGCTAAACAAACTACCGGTGTAGCCTCAATAAATATGACGCAATTAAAAAATTTTAGTGCGTTAGTCCCGCCAATGAGTCTGCAAAAAGAATTTTGTGAAATAGCTGCTAAGCTTGAGTCCATAAAAAATAAGATGATTGATAAATTAACAAACCAAGAACATCTTTTCAATTCGCTTACTCAAAGAGCATTCCGTGGAGATCTATAA
- a CDS encoding vWA domain-containing protein, which translates to MKKFAARTARPIPVIILADTSGSMSVDGKIDAMNQALRDLIDTFSGESRLNAEIHLSVITFGGDGAKEHLPLTCAHTISGFSDLQAHGMTPMGGAFRIAKELIEDKEKIPSRAYRPVIVLVSDGYPNDDWEAAFSSLRGSERAQKATRMAMAIGSDADENMLKDFINDPETPVFRANGARDIIRFFRAVSMSVTSRSRSSAPNQPIQIEYEEIPDDELDLDF; encoded by the coding sequence ATGAAAAAATTTGCTGCTAGAACAGCCCGGCCCATTCCGGTAATAATTCTTGCGGATACCAGCGGGAGCATGAGTGTTGACGGGAAAATTGATGCCATGAATCAGGCGCTCAGGGATCTGATTGATACCTTTTCCGGTGAAAGCCGGCTGAATGCAGAAATTCATTTGTCTGTGATTACATTCGGCGGGGACGGTGCAAAAGAGCATCTACCGCTGACCTGTGCCCATACTATTTCCGGGTTTTCAGATCTGCAGGCCCATGGAATGACGCCCATGGGAGGTGCGTTCAGGATTGCCAAAGAGTTGATCGAAGATAAAGAAAAGATTCCTTCCAGGGCGTATCGGCCGGTAATTGTTCTTGTATCTGACGGCTACCCAAATGATGACTGGGAGGCCGCTTTTTCTTCCCTTCGCGGCTCTGAAAGGGCGCAGAAAGCGACCCGGATGGCCATGGCCATCGGCAGTGATGCGGATGAAAATATGCTCAAAGATTTTATCAATGATCCTGAAACACCTGTTTTCAGGGCCAATGGTGCAAGGGACATCATCCGGTTTTTCCGTGCGGTGAGCATGAGTGTTACCAGCCGTTCGCGCAGCTCGGCTCCGAATCAACCCATTCAAATCGAATATGAAGAAATCCCTGATGATGAATTGGATCTGGATTTTTAA